DNA sequence from the Sphingomonas sp. genome:
TACCGGTCGATGGTATATTGGCCGACTGCGTCGTGCATCGAAGCTCCGGCGTTGAATCGCTCGACGCGGCGGCCTTGTGGCTGACGAATTACGCACGTTATTCGCCGATGATCGAGAGCGGCGTCGAGCGCGAAACCGTGGTGAACTTGCCGATCCGCTGGAAGCTGGCGGAATAACCGGAAGGGCTTCACGACCTTTTGAGCCGCTTTGGCATGGACGTTCGCGCGTCGCGACACTATGTCGCACGCCGATGGAGCTTCTGCTTGCCCTTCTGTCGCTGCTGACCGTGGCCACCGGCGCCCGCGCGCCGGAGGCGAGCGCGCATGCGGCCGCGGCGCAGGTCGATACGCTCCGCGCGCTCGCGCCGCGCCCGGCCGGCGTCGCGCTGCCCGCGCCGCGCCCGGCGACGCCGGCCGAAGCGCCGCGCGCGCCGGATCAGCCCGCGCCGGCCTTGGTGCTGAAGCCCGCCGTTCCGATTTATGCGGACCGCCTGATCGAATGAGGCCCGGCCGCCTTGGCGCGGCCATTTTTCCCTTAGCCTCGTTCAATCCGGCCCGATGGCCGGCATCACCCTATCAAGTCAGGATCACTGCTATGTTCGGCGGATTTGCCAAGTCCATCTTCGGATCGTCCAACGATCGCTACGTGAAGTCGCTGCGCAAGGTCGTTCAGAAGGTCAACGATTTAGAGCCCGCTATCCAGGCGATGAGCGACGACGAGATCAAGGCGCAGACCGCCCGCTTCCGCGAGCGGCTCGCCGCCGGCGCCTCGCTCGACGACATCCTGCCCGAAGCCTTCGCGACCGTCCGCGAGGCGGCGTGGCGGGTGCTCGGCCAGCGCCATTACGATGTGCAGATCATCGGCGGCATGGTGCTGCACCGGGGCGAGATCGCCGAGATGCGCACCGGCGAGGGCAAGACCCTGGTCGGCACGCTCGCCGTCTACCTGAACGCGCTGGAGGGGAAGGGCGTCCATGTCGTCACCGTGAACGACTATCTCGCCCGCCGCGACGCGGACTGGATGGGGCAGATCTATCGCTGGCTCGGCCTCACGGTCGGCGTGATCGTCCCCAATCTCACCGATCCGCAGCGCCACGACGCCTATCATGCCGACATCACCTATGGCACCAACAACGAGTTCGGCTTCGATTATCTGCGCGACAACATGAAATACGACCGCGCCCAGATGGTGCAGCGGCCGTTCAACTTCGCGATCGTCGACGAGGTGGACTCGATCCTGATCGACGAGGCGCGCACGCCGCTCATCATCTCCGGCCCGACCGAGGACAAGTCCGAACTCTACATGGCGCTCGACCAGATCGTGAAGGCGACGCCGGCCGACGATTATGAATATGACGAAAAGGACAAGCGCGTCCTGCTGACCGAGGAGGGCACCGAACGGATGGAGCGGCTGCTCGAGGCGGAAGGGCTGCTGGTCGGATCGAATCTCTACGATTTCGAGAACACCCAGGTCGTCCACCATCTCAACCAGGCACTGCGCGCCAACGTCGCCTACAAGCGCGACATCGATTATATCGTGAAGGAAGGAAAGGTCGTCATCATCGATCCGTTCACCGGACGCATGATGGATGGGCGGCGCTGGTCGGAAGGTCTGCACCAGGCGGTCGAGGCCAAGGAAGGCGCCGACATCGAGCCGGAGAACCAGACCCTCGCCTCGATCACTTTCCAGAACTATTTCCGTATGTATCCGAAGCTTTCCGGCATGACCGGCACGGCGGCGACCGAGGCCGCCGAATTCTTCGACATCTACAAGATGAACGTCGTCACCATCCCGACCCACAAGCCGGTGCTGCGCAAGGACGACGACGACGAATTCTACAAGAATCAGGAAGACAAGTTCGCCGCCATCGTCGAGGCGATCAAGGAAAAGCAGAAGATCGGCCAGCCGATCCTGGTCGGCACCGTTTCGATCGAGAAGTCCGAGCTGCTGTCGGACTATCTCAAGAAGGCCAAGGTGAAGCACGAGGTGTTGAACGCCCGCTATCACGAGCAGGAAGCGCATATCGTCGCGCAGGCCGGCCGCTACGGCGCCGTCACCATCGCGACCAACATGGCCGGCCGCGGCACCGACATCCAGCTGGGCGGCAATATCGAATTCCGCATCGCCGACGAGCTTGGCGGCATGGAGGAGGGTCCGGCCCGCGAGAAGGCGGAGGAAAAGATCCGCCGCGAGATCGTGGAGGAGCGCGAACGCGTGATCGCCGCCGGCGGCCTGTTCGTGCTCGGCACCGAGCGGCACGAAAGCCGGCGCATCGACAACCAGTTGCGCGGCCGTTCAGGCCGCCAGGGCGATCCGGGCCTCAGCCGCTTCTACCTGTCGCTCGACGACGATCTGCTGCGCATCTTCGGTCCGCAAACCATGTTCGCCCGGCTGATGAACAAGAATCTCGCCGACGGCGAAGCGATCATCTCGCCCTGGATTTCCAAGGCGATCGAAACCGCGCAGAAGAAGGTCGAGGCGCGCAACTACGACATCCGCAAGCAGGTCGTGGAATATGACGACGTGATGAACGACCAGCGCAAGGTCATCTACGAGCAACGCGCCGACATCATGGATTCAGCGACGGTCGGCGATGTCGTGATCGACATGCGCTCCGAAACGGTGAACGGCCTGATCGGCGAGGCGATTCCGCCCAATTCCTATCCCGAGCAATGGGATCTGGAGATGCTGAAGGAGCGGGTCGAGGCCGTGTTCCAGCTTACGCCGCCTTTCGACGACTGGGTGAAGGAAGACGAGGTCGATCCGGAGATTTTCGTCGAGCGGGTCCAGGGGCTGGCCGACGCGCAGATTGCCGAGAAGCTGGCGCAGATTCCCGAGGAGGACTGGATCCGCTTCGAGAAGGATGTGCTGTTGCGCGCGCTCGATCATCACTGGAAGGAGCATCTCGCGATGCTCGACGCGCTGCGCCAGGTCGTCCATCTGCGCGCCTATGCCCAGCGCAAGCCGATCGACGAATACAAACACGAGGCGTTCCGGATGTTCGAGCGGATGCTGGCCGCGATCCGCGAGGACGTGACCTCGACCTTGGCGCGCGCGCGGGTGGCGCCACCGGTCGATCTGCCGGAAATGCCCGACATCTTCACATCTCATATCGATCCGTTTTCGGGCGACGACGACACGGCCGACATCGATGCCGGGACCGGCGCGATCCTGTCGCGTCTGCCGCCGTTGCAGATGCCGCAGCAGGCGCTGGCCGCGGTCGGAGCGGGTCCCGGCGAGATCGCGCCGCCGGCGAGCCGCAACGCGCCCTGCCCGTGCGGTTCGGGGCGCAAGTACAAGCACTGCCACGGCGCGACCGCCTGAACAGGACTCCCCGCCGCTCTTCCGACGGCGGAGATCGTCCTATCGCTGATCAGCGCCGCGGATCGTCGGCGGGATCGACATAGGCGATACCGCCCGGGCCGATCGTGTTGAGCTGGATCACGGTTTCCTCGTCCGTATAGCCGTAATGCGCCATGCCCGGCGGCACGGCGAAGAAGCCGCCGGCGGCGAGCGGCGTCGTTCGCGCCCTGTCTCCGTCCTCGCCCAGGCCGAGATGGAAGGTGCCGGAAATGACCGTGACGATCTCGTGGCGCTCGTGGCGATGCGGCGGCAACCGGTAGCCGGCGGGCAGCTTCATCCGCAGCACGAACATCTCCGGCGCGCCGGGATTGCCGTACAGCACCGAGACGCGTGGGCCAGGCGGTAGCGAGGGCGGGCTGGATCGGAACGGGACGTCGTGGCCGTGCAGCACCACCGGGTCTTCGGCGATGGCGGCCGCAGGCCAGGCCGTCGCGGCGCACAGGGCAATCAAGGCAATTCGCAAGATCCTTCTCCCGCAATTGTCGATGAGCCCGTCGCTCGCCTAGGCGCTGGGGGCAGGCAGGGCAAGTTCGGCGGCTGCCATCCGGCGCGCCCGTGCTTCATTCGAATTGCGGGATAGTGGCTCCCCGGGACGGATTCGAACCATCGGCCGTCCGATTAACAGTCGGATGCTCTACCGCTGAGCTACCGGGGAACATAGTCGAGGCGGGGCCTATAGCAGCGGCATTTCGGAACATGCAAGGCGCTTCGCGGCCTTTTTCACACCGCGAACTGCTCCATCGCGATCCGCTCGTCGAGCGCGTGCTCGGGATCGAAGAGCAGGTTGAGCGCATGATCGCGATCGATGCACACCTCGATCGTCGAAACGTCGCGCACTTCGATCTGGTCGGCGACGGCGAGGACGGGGCGCTTCACCGGATCGAGCACGCGAAAGACGATCCTGAGATCGTCGGCGATCAGAGCGCCACGCCAGCGGCGGGGGCGGAAGGGGCTGATCGGCGTGAGTGCGACCAGTTTCGAATGGAGCGGGAGGATCGGGCCCTGCGCGGAGAGATTGTAGGCGGTGGAGCCGGCCGGCGTCGCGACCAGCACGCCGTCGCAGATCAGCTCCGGCAGCACGACGCGGCCATTCACGGAGACCTCGATCCAAGCCGTCTGGCGGGTTTCGCGGAGCAGCGAGACCTCGTTGATCGCGTTGTGGCGGACGACCTGGCCGTCCACGCCGGTCGCGGTCATTTCCAGCGGCGCGACCGAGAAGGACCTGGCCCGCGCCAGCCGCTCGTCCAGCGCTTCGATCCGCCATTCGTTCATCAGGAAGCCGACCGTGCCGCGATTCATCCCGAAAACCGGACAGACCTTGCCGCGCGCCAGCATCTCGTGGAGCGTCTGGAGCATGAAGCCGTCGCCGCCCAAGGCGACAATCAGCTCCGCTTCTTCCGGCGGCACGAAGGCATAGCGTTCGCGCAGCATCGCATCGGCGGCCTGCGCCGCCTCGGCATGGGAGGCGACCAACGCCATCGGCTTGTGGGCGGGCCCGGACATGCCTCTGACTAGGGCGTGGCCGCGCGATCCGTCAATGTGCCAAGCCGGGAACGCCGCCGGCGCGGGGTGATTGGCGCGGCCCGAACGACGGGTTAGGCTTGCCGCATGGGGGCGCCGCTCTTCATTCTCTCGTTCCGCCATCGCGACGAGCTGACCCGGCTCGTCGAGAAAGGCGGCTGGCAGCCGATCGCGGCGCGGCGGACGGACAATGCCGAGGCGCGGTTCGTTGCTTCCGGCGCGAGCGTGGCGCTGGTCGATGCGCGCGGCGCGCTGGCCGAGGGGCTGGAGGCGGTGCGCGCCATCGCCGACGCCGCCGAGGCCAATGCCGCCGCCCTGCTCGTCCTGGTCTCGCGCACCGACGGGGCGGCGCTGGACGAGCTGCACCGGCTCGGCGCGACCCATTTCCTGATCAGCCCCTTCACCGACGCGACGTTGTTGCAGGCCATCCAGTTCGCGCGGCGCCATGCCGAGCGGACGGGCGGCGCGCGGCCGATGACGCGGACCGGCGAGAGCGAGGCGGCCTCGTGGCGCTGGCGGCCGGGATCGCGCAGCGTCGAGCTTTCCCCCGCGCTGGCCCGTAAGGTCGGGCTGGGCGAGACGGACGGGCGGCGGATCAGCCTGATGGAGCTGTTCCGCAAGCTGGACGGCGAGGGCCGCCGCGCCGCGCGCGAGGCGATCGACCGGGTACTGGCCACCGGCGAGGCGACCGCCTTCGCGCATCAGGACGCCGAAGCGGAGGGCGGACGGCTCGCCCACCATGTCCGGGTGCTGCCGGAGGGCGAGATCGCCGGGCGGGCGGAGACGATCGGGCAAGGCGGCGGCGCGCGGCGCGATCCGCTGACCGGGCTGGCCGACGGCCGCGCGGCGCGGGCCTGGATCGCCGAGCGGACCGGCGCGCCGGTCGTGGCGCTGCTCCTCTCGGTCAACCGCTACGACGCGATCAACGCCGCTTTCGGGCGCGAGACCGGCGATGCGGTGCTGCAGGCGGTGGCGCGGCGGATCGAGCGGCATCTGAAGGACGACGGGCGGCCCCGGCTGGTGGCGCGGATGGCGGGCGCGGAGTTCGCCGTGCTGCTCGCCCCGCCCGCGACCCTGGGCGATGGCCGCTTCCTCGCCGGCGCGCTGGTCGAGGCGATCGGCCGGCCCTTCGCGAGCGGCGACCATGTCGTCGCACTGGGCGGACGGGCCGGCGTCGCGGTGTCGCAGGCGGGCGACGACGCGGCGGCCCTGCTGCGCCGGGCCAGCGCCGCCTTGGCCGAGGCGAAGGGCGCGGACAGCGCGCCGGTGCGGGTGCTGGAGGAGGGCGAGGAAAGCGCCGCGGCGCGCGACGACCGGCTCGAGGTCGATCTGCGCCGCGCGCTCGCCCGCGACGAGATCGAGATCCGCTTCCAGCCGCAGGTGGCGGTGGCGAGCGGCGAGATCGTCGGGGCCGAGGCGCTCGCCCGCTGGATTCACCCCGATCATGGCGAGCTGGGCGCCAACATCCTGTTCGGCGTCGCCGAACGCTCCGACTATCTGGTCCAGCTCTCCGACCATGTGCAGAGGAAGGCGGTGCGGGAAGCGGCGGCCTGGCCGGCGGCGCTGGCGGGCCTGCGCCTGGCGGTCAACATCACCTCGGCCGACATATTGCGCCCCGGCTTCGCGGACCAGTTCGTGGCCCTGGTCCACGAGGCGGGCTTCGATCCCGCCCGGCTGACCGTCGAGGTGACGGAGACGGGCCTCATTGAGGATCTGGGCGGCGCGGCCGGCCTCCTCGCCGGGCTGCGCCAGGGCGGCCTTCGGGTCGCGATCGACGATTTCGGCACCGGCTATTCGAACCTTGCCTATCTGAAGGCCCTGCCGCTCGACTATCTCAAGATCGACAAGCGCCTCGTCCAGGACATCGCCGGATCGACCCGCGACCGGATCGTGGTCAGGAGCGTGATCGACATGGCCCGCTCGCTGGGCCTCGACGTGGTCGCGGAGGGCGTTGAGACCGAGGAGCAACTGGGCTTGCTCGCGCAGGAAGGCTGCACCCTCTACCAGGGCTTCCTGTGCGCCCCGCCGGTGAGCGCGGAGACGCTGGCGGAGCTGGTTGGCGGCCAAAAGTTAGTCAAAAGTTAGTCCAAGAACGGGGTGGGGCGGGCGCGAAACTTCGGCATCTTCACCGATATGCGCGATGGTGGGCCGCAGGATTTTTTGCGTGGAACGGACGGTTTCAAAGAGCCGGTGAGCCGGGGGCAAGACCCCGAGTCGGGGGTGAGCGTGACAGAGGATTTCCTACATTGGAAGCGGCGGGCGGCGCCTTCTCTCAGCCCGTTGCGGATACTCGCTGATTTCTTTAAAGTCGTCTGATGAAATGGATCGCCGCTTTGCTCGGACTGGTATGCATTGGTGGCTTGCTTTACTTATTTTTAGTTCGCGATCGAAGTTTTCAGAGCTACGACGGCGCTCAAGTCGGGATGCCCATTGGCCCTGCCCTGCGTGAACTGGAACATGCAGGCTGGACACGGCTGGCGATTGGCTCAAATGAGATTAAGCAGAGCGATTGCACGGGGACCGAAAAATACTCGTTGGTTCAGCTTAGAAGCCCTGATTATCTTGTCACGATTTCATCAGACAGCGAATGCAATGTCTCGGAAATCAGCCGATCACTGCGGAATATGGAACTGTGACCGGACTCGTCGCTAGTCATATCGAATGACTGCGTTCCACCCACTAGGGACAGGTAGAGAAGGAACTTCTCCCTCTCCAATCGTCGCCCCGGACTTGATCCGGGGTCCAGCTTTTCTTGTTATCGGCTTCAAAGAAGCTGGATGCCGGATCAAGTCCGGCATGACGGGCTTGGGCTTGCGAAGTTGTCCCTCCACCAGCCTTCGCCTTCGGCTACGGCTGGTCCCCCTCCCCGAGAAATCTCGGGGAGGATAATCGCGTATCGGGAAAGGCGGTCACCCCAAAATCTTCGCCAGGCCCTTCGACAATTGCATGGCGCCGTTGAGGCGGGCTTCGGCGCTCGGCCAGTCGCGGGTGATGACGAGCTTGCTGTCGGGGCGGAGGCGGGCGGTGCCTTTCAGGCGTTCGACATAAGCGAGCAGGCCCGGCAGGTCCGGGAAGCCGTCTTCGTGGAAGTGGACGAGGGCGCCCTTGGGGCCGACGTCCAGCTTCGCGACCATCGCCTTGCGGCAGTTCATCTTGATCTCGATGATCTTGAGCAGGTTCGCCGTCTCCTCGGGCAGCTTGCCGAAGCGGTCGATCAGCTCGGCGGCGAAGGGGTCGATGTCGGCGGGGGTCTCCAGCTCGTTCATGCGGCGGTAGAGGCCCATGCGAAGGTCGAGATCGGGGACATAAGCGTCCGGGATGAGGATCGGCGCGTCGACGGTGATCTGCGGCGAGAAGGGCTCGGCGCGCTTCTCCAGCCCGCCCGCCCTGGCCGCGAGGATCGCGTCCTCCAGCATCGACTGGTAGAGTTCGAAGCCGACCTCCTTGATATGGCCGGACTGCTCGTCGCCGAGCAAATTGCCCGCGCCGCGTATGTCGAGATCGTGGGTGGCGAGCTGGAAGCCCGCGCCGAGCCCCTCGAGGCTGGCGAGCACCTTCAGGCGCTTGTCGGCGGTTTCGGTGGTGATGCGATCGGCGGGCGTCGTGAAATAGGCGTAGGCGCGGGTCTTGGCCCGGCCGACGCGGCCCCGGAGCTGATAGAGCTGGGCGAGGCCGAAGCGGTCGGCGCGGTGGACGATCAGCGTGTTGGCGCTGGGAATGTCGAGCCCGCTCTCGACGATGGTGGTGGAGAGCAGCACCTCATATTTCCGGTCGTAGAAGGCGCTCATCCGCTCCTCGATCTCGGTCGCGGACATCTGGCCGTGGGCGGTGACGGCGCGGACCTCCGGCACCTCCTCGCGCAGGAAGCGCTCGATGTCCGGCAGGTCCGCGATGCGGGGCACGACGAAGAAGGACTGGCCGCCGCGATAATGTTCGCGCAGCAGCGCCTCGCGGATCACCACGCCGTCCCACGGCATGACATAGGTGCGCACCGCGAGGCGATCGACCGGCGGGGTCTGGATCACGCTCAATTCGCGCAGGCCCGACATCGCCATTTGCAGCGTGCGCGGGATGGGAGTCGCGGTCAGCGTGAGGACGTGAACATCGGTGCGCAGCGATTTCAGCTTTTCCTTGTGGACGACGCCGAAACGCTGCTCCTCATCGACGATGACGAGGCCGAGATTCCTGAACTCCACGCCCTTGGCCAGCACCGCATGGGTGCCGATCACGATGTCGATCCTGCCCGCCTTCAGCCCCTCGCGGGTCGCGGCGGCCTCTTTTGCCGGAACGAGACGGGAGAGGCGGCCGATCTCGATCGGGAAGCCCTGGAAGCGTTCGCGGAAATTCTGGACATGCTGGCGGGCGAGGAGGGTGGTGGGCGCGACCAACGCGACCTGCATCCCCGCCATCGCCGCGACGAAGGCGGCGCGCAGCGCGACCTCGGTCTTGCCGAAGCCGACATCGCCGCAGACGAGCCGGTCCATCGGCTTGCCCGCGCCGAGGTCCGCGATCACATCGTCGATCGCGCGGTCCTGATCCTCCGTCTCCTCATAAGGGAAGCGATCGGCGAAGGCGGCATAGCCGGTATCGGGCGCCGCCACCGCCCCGGTGCGCAGCGCGCGTTCCGCGGCGGTCTTGATGAGCTCGTTCGCGATTTCGCGGATGCGCTCCTTCATCCGCGCCTTGCGCCGCTGCCACGCCTCGCCGCCCAAGCGGTCGAGGGTCACGCCCTCGCTCTCGTTGCCGTAGCGCGAGAGGATGTCGATATTCTCGACCGGCACGTAGAGCTTGTCGCCGCCGGCATAAGTGAGCGCGACGCAATCGTGCGG
Encoded proteins:
- the secA gene encoding preprotein translocase subunit SecA, encoding MFGGFAKSIFGSSNDRYVKSLRKVVQKVNDLEPAIQAMSDDEIKAQTARFRERLAAGASLDDILPEAFATVREAAWRVLGQRHYDVQIIGGMVLHRGEIAEMRTGEGKTLVGTLAVYLNALEGKGVHVVTVNDYLARRDADWMGQIYRWLGLTVGVIVPNLTDPQRHDAYHADITYGTNNEFGFDYLRDNMKYDRAQMVQRPFNFAIVDEVDSILIDEARTPLIISGPTEDKSELYMALDQIVKATPADDYEYDEKDKRVLLTEEGTERMERLLEAEGLLVGSNLYDFENTQVVHHLNQALRANVAYKRDIDYIVKEGKVVIIDPFTGRMMDGRRWSEGLHQAVEAKEGADIEPENQTLASITFQNYFRMYPKLSGMTGTAATEAAEFFDIYKMNVVTIPTHKPVLRKDDDDEFYKNQEDKFAAIVEAIKEKQKIGQPILVGTVSIEKSELLSDYLKKAKVKHEVLNARYHEQEAHIVAQAGRYGAVTIATNMAGRGTDIQLGGNIEFRIADELGGMEEGPAREKAEEKIRREIVEERERVIAAGGLFVLGTERHESRRIDNQLRGRSGRQGDPGLSRFYLSLDDDLLRIFGPQTMFARLMNKNLADGEAIISPWISKAIETAQKKVEARNYDIRKQVVEYDDVMNDQRKVIYEQRADIMDSATVGDVVIDMRSETVNGLIGEAIPPNSYPEQWDLEMLKERVEAVFQLTPPFDDWVKEDEVDPEIFVERVQGLADAQIAEKLAQIPEEDWIRFEKDVLLRALDHHWKEHLAMLDALRQVVHLRAYAQRKPIDEYKHEAFRMFERMLAAIREDVTSTLARARVAPPVDLPEMPDIFTSHIDPFSGDDDTADIDAGTGAILSRLPPLQMPQQALAAVGAGPGEIAPPASRNAPCPCGSGRKYKHCHGATA
- a CDS encoding cupin domain-containing protein, with the translated sequence MIALCAATAWPAAAIAEDPVVLHGHDVPFRSSPPSLPPGPRVSVLYGNPGAPEMFVLRMKLPAGYRLPPHRHERHEIVTVISGTFHLGLGEDGDRARTTPLAAGGFFAVPPGMAHYGYTDEETVIQLNTIGPGGIAYVDPADDPRR
- a CDS encoding NAD kinase; translation: MSGPAHKPMALVASHAEAAQAADAMLRERYAFVPPEEAELIVALGGDGFMLQTLHEMLARGKVCPVFGMNRGTVGFLMNEWRIEALDERLARARSFSVAPLEMTATGVDGQVVRHNAINEVSLLRETRQTAWIEVSVNGRVVLPELICDGVLVATPAGSTAYNLSAQGPILPLHSKLVALTPISPFRPRRWRGALIADDLRIVFRVLDPVKRPVLAVADQIEVRDVSTIEVCIDRDHALNLLFDPEHALDERIAMEQFAV
- a CDS encoding bifunctional diguanylate cyclase/phosphodiesterase, encoding MGAPLFILSFRHRDELTRLVEKGGWQPIAARRTDNAEARFVASGASVALVDARGALAEGLEAVRAIADAAEANAAALLVLVSRTDGAALDELHRLGATHFLISPFTDATLLQAIQFARRHAERTGGARPMTRTGESEAASWRWRPGSRSVELSPALARKVGLGETDGRRISLMELFRKLDGEGRRAAREAIDRVLATGEATAFAHQDAEAEGGRLAHHVRVLPEGEIAGRAETIGQGGGARRDPLTGLADGRAARAWIAERTGAPVVALLLSVNRYDAINAAFGRETGDAVLQAVARRIERHLKDDGRPRLVARMAGAEFAVLLAPPATLGDGRFLAGALVEAIGRPFASGDHVVALGGRAGVAVSQAGDDAAALLRRASAALAEAKGADSAPVRVLEEGEESAAARDDRLEVDLRRALARDEIEIRFQPQVAVASGEIVGAEALARWIHPDHGELGANILFGVAERSDYLVQLSDHVQRKAVREAAAWPAALAGLRLAVNITSADILRPGFADQFVALVHEAGFDPARLTVEVTETGLIEDLGGAAGLLAGLRQGGLRVAIDDFGTGYSNLAYLKALPLDYLKIDKRLVQDIAGSTRDRIVVRSVIDMARSLGLDVVAEGVETEEQLGLLAQEGCTLYQGFLCAPPVSAETLAELVGGQKLVKS
- the mfd gene encoding transcription-repair coupling factor; this encodes MTDLHKILAAAQPMTLAGIPAGFLPWLAADLARAAPGKSKGARAVFIAPDEAAMRALADAAQHFAPELETLVFPAWDCLPYDRASPSLRATSERLATLHALQRPSTKPQLLVTTVNAALQRTLSPFRIRQLVARLAPGERIDRDRLAALLAANGYSRTETVRDPGEFAVRGGLVDLFPAGEETALRLDFFGDEIESVRSFDPASQRSIARIDGFTLLPASETLLDADSIKRFRSGYRELFGATATGDPLYQAISEGRRIAGLDHWLPLFEERLATLFDHLGPDDLIVRDPGDSGAAEARFEAIADYHANRERALSSDPGSYRPLAPDALYLGRDEWETLVADRPAHLVTPFHEPTSARVLDFEVDPARDFAPERARNANVYEAVADHVAELRRAGKKIVLASYTQGSRERLKGLLADHGLANAVEVETWQQALGASSNPPRNGEGDHPKDGGGVDASGPSTASRSPSPFRGGTAPVALAVIQLDHGFTTSDVALLTEQDMLGDRLVRRRRKKSSQAFLDELVTLTPGDLVVHADHGIGRYEGLTQIPVQKAPHDCVALTYAGGDKLYVPVENIDILSRYGNESEGVTLDRLGGEAWQRRKARMKERIREIANELIKTAAERALRTGAVAAPDTGYAAFADRFPYEETEDQDRAIDDVIADLGAGKPMDRLVCGDVGFGKTEVALRAAFVAAMAGMQVALVAPTTLLARQHVQNFRERFQGFPIEIGRLSRLVPAKEAAATREGLKAGRIDIVIGTHAVLAKGVEFRNLGLVIVDEEQRFGVVHKEKLKSLRTDVHVLTLTATPIPRTLQMAMSGLRELSVIQTPPVDRLAVRTYVMPWDGVVIREALLREHYRGGQSFFVVPRIADLPDIERFLREEVPEVRAVTAHGQMSATEIEERMSAFYDRKYEVLLSTTIVESGLDIPSANTLIVHRADRFGLAQLYQLRGRVGRAKTRAYAYFTTPADRITTETADKRLKVLASLEGLGAGFQLATHDLDIRGAGNLLGDEQSGHIKEVGFELYQSMLEDAILAARAGGLEKRAEPFSPQITVDAPILIPDAYVPDLDLRMGLYRRMNELETPADIDPFAAELIDRFGKLPEETANLLKIIEIKMNCRKAMVAKLDVGPKGALVHFHEDGFPDLPGLLAYVERLKGTARLRPDSKLVITRDWPSAEARLNGAMQLSKGLAKILG